In one window of Mercurialis annua linkage group LG4, ddMerAnnu1.2, whole genome shotgun sequence DNA:
- the LOC126677496 gene encoding probable cinnamyl alcohol dehydrogenase 1 isoform X3, producing MDELWKFQKNIFRAVGEDDILIKITHCGICYADVIWTRNMHGDSKYPLVPGHEIVGIVKEVGFSVSHFRPGDRIGVGTYVNSCKQCDYCNDRQEVYCVKGSVLTFNATDVDGTVTRGGYSSCIVVHERYCFRIPDNYPSALAAPLLCAGITVYSPMMRHGMNQPGKSLGVIGLGGLGHMAVKFGKAFGLKVTVFSTSASKKEEALGVLGADNFVVSSDQEQIKEFYNSLDFIIDTASGDHPFDPYMSLLKTSGIFVLVGFPSEVKFSPANLNLGMKTVSGSITGGTKATQEMLDFCAAHKIYPNIELVPIKYASEALERLIKRDVKYRFVIDIENSLK from the exons ATGGATGAGTTATGGAAATTTCAAAAGAACATTTTCAGGGCTGTTGGTGAAgatgatattttaataaaaatcacACATTGCGGAATTTGCTATGCTGATGTTATCTGGACTAGAAATATGCATGGAGATTCCAAGTATCCCTTGGTGCCAGG ACATGAGATTGTTGGAATTGTAAAGGAGGTTGGTTTCAGTGTTAGTCATTTCAGGCCTGGTGACCGCATTGGAGTTGGCACTTATGTCAACTCATGCAAACAATGTGATTATTGCAATGACAGGCAAGAAGTTTATTGTGTAAAAGGGTCAGTTTTAACCTTTAATGCCACTGATGTGGATGGTACAGTCACAAGGGGAGGATATTCTAGCTGCATTGTCGTCCATGAAAG GTACTGCTTTAGGATACCAGATAATTATCCTTCAGCCTTAGCAGCACCTTTGCTTTGTGCTGGAATTACTGTTTATAGTCCCATGATGCGGCATGGTATGAACCAACCTGGTAAATCACTAGGAGTGATTGGTCTAGGCGGTCTTGGTCATATGGCAGTGAAGTTTGGGAAGGCTTTTGGACTTAAAGTAACAGTTTTTAGCACATCTGCATCAAAGAAAGAGGAAGCCTTGGGGGTGCTGGGTGCAGACAATTTTGTTGTCTCATCTGACCAGGAGCAGATAAAG GAATTCTATAATTCACTGGATTTTATAATAGACACAGCATCGGGTGATCACCCATTCGATCCATACATGTCACTCTTGAAGACATCTGGAATTTTTGTCCTTGTGGGATTCCCAAGTGAAGTAAAATTTAGTCCTGCAAATCTCAATCTTG GTATGAAAACTGTATCTGGCAGTATTACAGGTGGTACGAAAGCAACACAAGAAATGCTGGATTTTTGTGCTGCTCATAAAATTTACCCCAACATAGAACTAGTTCCTATAAAGTATGCAAGTGAAGCTCTTGAAAGGTTAATAAAGAGAGATGTAAAGTACCGGTTTGTGATAGATATAGAGAATTCCTTGAAGTAA
- the LOC126677496 gene encoding probable cinnamyl alcohol dehydrogenase 1 isoform X2, whose product MASESGKVECLAWAAKDPSGVLSPYNFTRRAVGEDDILIKITHCGICYADVIWTRNMHGDSKYPLVPGHEIVGIVKEVGFSVSHFRPGDRIGVGTYVNSCKQCDYCNDRQEVYCVKGSVLTFNATDVDGTVTRGGYSSCIVVHERYCFRIPDNYPSALAAPLLCAGITVYSPMMRHGMNQPGKSLGVIGLGGLGHMAVKFGKAFGLKVTVFSTSASKKEEALGVLGADNFVVSSDQEQIKEFYNSLDFIIDTASGDHPFDPYMSLLKTSGIFVLVGFPSEVKFSPANLNLGMKTVSGSITGGTKATQEMLDFCAAHKIYPNIELVPIKYASEALERLIKRDVKYRFVIDIENSLK is encoded by the exons GGCTGTTGGTGAAgatgatattttaataaaaatcacACATTGCGGAATTTGCTATGCTGATGTTATCTGGACTAGAAATATGCATGGAGATTCCAAGTATCCCTTGGTGCCAGG ACATGAGATTGTTGGAATTGTAAAGGAGGTTGGTTTCAGTGTTAGTCATTTCAGGCCTGGTGACCGCATTGGAGTTGGCACTTATGTCAACTCATGCAAACAATGTGATTATTGCAATGACAGGCAAGAAGTTTATTGTGTAAAAGGGTCAGTTTTAACCTTTAATGCCACTGATGTGGATGGTACAGTCACAAGGGGAGGATATTCTAGCTGCATTGTCGTCCATGAAAG GTACTGCTTTAGGATACCAGATAATTATCCTTCAGCCTTAGCAGCACCTTTGCTTTGTGCTGGAATTACTGTTTATAGTCCCATGATGCGGCATGGTATGAACCAACCTGGTAAATCACTAGGAGTGATTGGTCTAGGCGGTCTTGGTCATATGGCAGTGAAGTTTGGGAAGGCTTTTGGACTTAAAGTAACAGTTTTTAGCACATCTGCATCAAAGAAAGAGGAAGCCTTGGGGGTGCTGGGTGCAGACAATTTTGTTGTCTCATCTGACCAGGAGCAGATAAAG GAATTCTATAATTCACTGGATTTTATAATAGACACAGCATCGGGTGATCACCCATTCGATCCATACATGTCACTCTTGAAGACATCTGGAATTTTTGTCCTTGTGGGATTCCCAAGTGAAGTAAAATTTAGTCCTGCAAATCTCAATCTTG GTATGAAAACTGTATCTGGCAGTATTACAGGTGGTACGAAAGCAACACAAGAAATGCTGGATTTTTGTGCTGCTCATAAAATTTACCCCAACATAGAACTAGTTCCTATAAAGTATGCAAGTGAAGCTCTTGAAAGGTTAATAAAGAGAGATGTAAAGTACCGGTTTGTGATAGATATAGAGAATTCCTTGAAGTAA